One genomic region from Puniceicoccus vermicola encodes:
- a CDS encoding colicin, producing MKSIPHWLRIWIQSALIGEIYPSIRAIAVKFTDSKEFTLRYYLEKEPTDFDRESCSMVMTEILANTSSKEEIKKVKEECFFSDKLLRDIDVLDGLVFARREYEIEK from the coding sequence ATGAAATCGATTCCACATTGGTTGCGTATTTGGATTCAATCCGCACTTATCGGGGAAATCTACCCTTCGATTCGAGCAATAGCGGTTAAGTTCACAGATTCAAAAGAATTCACACTGCGCTACTATCTAGAAAAAGAACCTACAGATTTTGATCGAGAATCGTGCTCAATGGTGATGACAGAAATCTTGGCAAATACATCCTCAAAAGAAGAAATAAAAAAAGTGAAAGAAGAATGTTTTTTCTCAGATAAGCTACTTCGTGATATCGATGTATTAGATGGTTTGGTTTTTGCTCGGAGAGAATATGAAATTGAAAAATAA